The proteins below come from a single Natranaeroarchaeum aerophilus genomic window:
- a CDS encoding ring-cleaving dioxygenase: MTMTTPTPGIHHVTCVAGDPQRNLDFWVETLGLRLVKRSINQDDPETYHFFFADAEGTPGTSMTFFPWENLTQGRVGSGQVSRTAFRVPEGSLDYWEDRFDEYGVDYDERIERFGETVLPFHDPDGLPVELVEVPIPDDDPTVPWTEFVPEDAAIRGFHSVTLWLADPMTTESLLRTMGLEEVGTEQAQGDAPGDERTRFAASGPVGKYVDVLPTIEAGRQGHGTVHHVAFQTPTDEDQMAMRKAVQSEGLRPTQQIDRHWFRSVYFRESNGVLFELATSGPGYDSDEPLDALGERLVLPGQFEDRREETEAALADVTVPRAAAPDADD; the protein is encoded by the coding sequence GTGACGATGACGACTCCAACACCCGGCATCCATCACGTCACCTGCGTCGCAGGCGACCCACAGCGGAACCTTGATTTCTGGGTCGAGACGCTCGGCCTGCGACTGGTAAAACGCTCGATCAATCAGGACGACCCCGAGACGTATCACTTCTTTTTCGCCGACGCGGAGGGGACGCCCGGAACGAGTATGACGTTTTTCCCGTGGGAGAACCTCACACAGGGGCGCGTTGGCTCCGGGCAAGTCTCCCGAACTGCGTTTCGTGTCCCCGAAGGGAGCCTCGACTACTGGGAAGACCGATTTGACGAGTACGGTGTGGACTATGACGAACGGATCGAACGATTTGGCGAAACCGTCCTGCCGTTCCACGACCCGGACGGACTCCCCGTCGAGCTCGTCGAAGTCCCAATCCCTGACGACGACCCGACGGTCCCGTGGACCGAGTTTGTCCCCGAAGACGCTGCTATCAGGGGATTTCACTCGGTGACGCTGTGGCTGGCAGACCCGATGACGACCGAGTCACTGCTCCGGACGATGGGTCTCGAAGAAGTCGGCACCGAACAGGCTCAGGGCGACGCACCAGGTGACGAGCGCACCCGGTTCGCCGCGAGCGGTCCGGTCGGCAAGTACGTTGACGTCTTGCCCACGATAGAGGCCGGTCGACAGGGTCACGGTACCGTCCATCACGTCGCGTTCCAGACGCCGACCGACGAGGACCAGATGGCGATGCGCAAGGCGGTACAATCCGAGGGGCTCCGACCGACTCAACAGATCGATCGCCACTGGTTCCGATCGGTGTACTTCCGCGAATCGAACGGCGTCCTCTTCGAGCTTGCCACCAGCGGTCCGGGCTACGACAGTGACGAACCGCTCGACGCGCTGGGCGAGCGACTCGTCCTTCCGGGACAGTTCGAGGATCGGCGCGAGGAAACCGAGGCAGCGCTGGCCGACGTGACGGTGCCGCGGGCCGCCGCCCCTGATGCCGACGATTGA
- a CDS encoding UPF0179 family protein: MSKVTLIGTRLASEGQEFVFEGEASGCAGCPYRSQCLGLSPGVKYRVTDVRENAQVLDCAVHDAGVQAVEVEPTSVPANVSTRNAYAGSKVALEGPCPHTECPSHIYCEPDGVEFGEERRIETVIGEPPHDHCELDRDLTLVEFAAEE, translated from the coding sequence ATGAGCAAGGTCACGCTGATCGGAACGCGGCTCGCCTCGGAGGGCCAGGAGTTCGTCTTCGAGGGGGAGGCGAGTGGCTGTGCCGGTTGTCCCTACCGGAGTCAGTGTCTCGGGCTCTCGCCTGGTGTCAAGTATCGGGTGACGGACGTACGAGAGAACGCGCAAGTTCTCGACTGTGCAGTCCACGATGCTGGCGTGCAGGCTGTTGAAGTCGAACCGACGTCTGTCCCTGCAAACGTCTCCACGCGCAACGCCTACGCGGGATCGAAAGTAGCACTTGAAGGCCCCTGTCCACACACCGAGTGTCCGAGCCACATCTACTGTGAGCCGGACGGCGTGGAGTTCGGGGAGGAACGGCGGATCGAGACTGTCATCGGGGAGCCACCCCACGACCACTGCGAACTCGATCGGGACCTGACGCTCGTCGAGTTCGCGGCCGAGGAGTAA
- a CDS encoding DUF5820 family protein, protein MSYEQLHEGWVVWNDEPEGRSVLAYRPDVFDADRFPAECLPAIYLTRGRPSRRPAGHDPIESGEQWTVVLYLEPDVDGGAEQFDDRDAAVEYAIELAEDFATGDIDYRGLYQVPRPEYFEKLDELTEA, encoded by the coding sequence ATGAGCTACGAACAGTTACATGAGGGCTGGGTCGTCTGGAACGACGAGCCCGAAGGCCGGAGCGTCCTCGCGTATCGCCCGGACGTCTTCGACGCCGACCGATTCCCGGCCGAATGTCTCCCCGCGATCTATCTTACCCGTGGGCGTCCATCACGACGGCCCGCAGGACACGACCCAATAGAGTCGGGAGAGCAGTGGACAGTCGTCCTCTATCTGGAGCCGGATGTCGACGGTGGAGCGGAGCAGTTCGACGACAGGGACGCCGCAGTGGAGTATGCGATCGAACTGGCAGAGGACTTTGCCACAGGAGACATCGACTATCGAGGCCTCTATCAGGTCCCCCGGCCGGAATACTTCGAGAAACTGGACGAGCTAACTGAAGCGTGA
- a CDS encoding mechanosensitive ion channel family protein: MYVEPQLLTTDSGFPRQFIDALQGAFLESIGILSEVFVAVVILAIGWFIAGKVGDVVERVSLRAEFDSTVSETPLGVLFGNRNGAAAAALGTIVKYYIFLVAVFAALDHIGFTVLTQWIEGAVSYVPAFLGGLLVLIVGFYISDFAVDSVRESTTAQKSGFPDIFADVTKALLYFVVVIIGLDTMGVSVGILYTFGETFVLALGLAFALAVGIAFGWGGKEYVAQNVGDWHEDKSEN, translated from the coding sequence ATGTACGTGGAACCACAGCTACTCACGACCGACAGCGGGTTCCCCAGACAGTTCATTGATGCACTTCAGGGCGCGTTTCTCGAATCAATCGGTATCCTCTCCGAAGTGTTTGTTGCGGTCGTCATTCTGGCGATTGGCTGGTTCATCGCCGGGAAGGTCGGCGATGTCGTTGAGCGAGTATCACTCCGTGCGGAGTTCGACTCGACGGTCTCGGAGACGCCACTTGGCGTGCTCTTTGGCAACCGCAACGGAGCGGCGGCTGCCGCCCTCGGCACCATCGTGAAGTACTATATTTTCCTGGTCGCGGTGTTCGCCGCACTGGATCACATCGGCTTTACCGTTCTCACCCAGTGGATCGAGGGGGCAGTCTCCTACGTTCCGGCATTCCTCGGCGGGCTGCTCGTCCTTATCGTCGGGTTCTACATCTCCGACTTCGCAGTCGATTCGGTTCGCGAGTCGACCACAGCACAGAAAAGCGGCTTCCCCGATATCTTCGCTGACGTGACGAAGGCGCTGCTTTACTTCGTCGTGGTAATCATCGGCCTCGATACGATGGGCGTCAGCGTCGGTATTCTCTACACCTTTGGCGAGACGTTTGTGCTCGCGCTCGGTCTGGCGTTCGCACTTGCTGTCGGTATCGCCTTCGGCTGGGGTGGCAAGGAGTACGTCGCCCAGAACGTCGGCGACTGGCACGAGGACAAAAGCGAGAACTGA
- a CDS encoding AAA domain-containing protein yields MNLDGVIVDVEEPRTITTQHGESELAELSVRRDEDSDPVTVTLWGKWAETGEYVESGMEIVVTEAERNDYDGEEGYATTGDSHVIVEPTFLVNVTDIRSWVQCPRMYYLNKISAIPLNYPVVKGTIVHEVFGDLLRGRDLDDAIDDRVEEVGLELGLLGRDVEGVREDVRGNAAAIDGWLSQGTLTDEDQWRSEQLLISRRFGIKGRADAIRRGMPVELKTGKNTRRDPRFQDKIQAAAYALLLREKGVPADTGTLLYTKNTTLDRGEATGDLSPAKEFSIGKGLCDYVVRERNRLAAMEHGMSVPTGYEADANCESCFEQDTCMVVSGRLNQESKAGQIGRAVPEEEREYFERFYEWLEEERRETHREYAKLWEQTPEERADDDRALIGLEPTERRELPGGRWELHARRTGSAVSKLREGDVVLASDGDPIEGHSELARIERLEPDQVVVTADEPVSFTRLDVYPSELGVDRMLTALHDTVLKGSQRRTDVLFGRTDPAFGTTDETFIDNNAAQNEAVEKAVTAEDLSLIHGPPGTGKTYTIARAIRAMVDRGERVLLSAFTNRAVDNALEALREQGYEDAVRVGTKSGVREDMQDLRLESRGDPEERAAELEDAQVVAATTATCGSRELREQEFDVALVDEASQLTEPNTLAAINRADRFVLVGDHHQLPPVVRSENGLSTSLFERMHEEHPEASVLLTRQYRMAQRIQAFASREFYDGQLRPATGEIAGRTISDLADVEADQLPEPLQERVTLFDVPGDDGHHTDADEAERVGGVVKAFLAAGVNPDRIAVIAPFRAQVAEIERRTHDEVAVDTVDRFQGSSKDVVLVSFVASGSLDGPIFEDYRRINVALTRAKRSLVLIGDAAALRTDERYARMVEWAET; encoded by the coding sequence GTGAATCTGGACGGCGTGATCGTCGACGTCGAGGAGCCACGAACGATCACGACACAACACGGCGAGAGCGAGCTTGCGGAGCTGTCGGTCCGGCGCGACGAGGACAGCGACCCAGTGACGGTCACGCTGTGGGGCAAGTGGGCCGAGACGGGCGAGTACGTCGAGTCGGGCATGGAAATCGTCGTCACAGAGGCCGAGCGGAACGACTACGACGGCGAGGAGGGCTATGCGACGACCGGCGACTCGCACGTCATCGTTGAGCCGACCTTCCTCGTGAACGTGACTGACATCCGCTCGTGGGTGCAGTGCCCGCGGATGTACTATCTGAACAAGATCTCGGCGATCCCGCTGAACTACCCGGTCGTAAAGGGGACCATCGTCCACGAGGTGTTCGGCGACCTGCTGCGTGGTCGGGATCTCGACGACGCCATCGACGACCGGGTCGAAGAGGTCGGGCTCGAACTCGGCCTGCTGGGACGTGACGTCGAGGGCGTCCGGGAGGACGTCCGCGGGAACGCGGCGGCAATCGACGGCTGGCTCAGTCAGGGGACGCTCACCGACGAGGACCAGTGGCGCAGCGAGCAGTTGCTGATCAGCCGCCGGTTTGGTATCAAGGGGCGGGCTGACGCGATCCGGCGTGGGATGCCGGTCGAGCTGAAGACCGGCAAGAACACGCGACGCGATCCACGGTTTCAGGACAAAATTCAGGCGGCCGCCTATGCCCTGTTGCTCCGCGAGAAGGGCGTCCCGGCGGATACCGGAACCCTTCTGTACACGAAGAACACGACCCTTGACCGTGGTGAGGCGACCGGTGACCTCTCCCCGGCCAAGGAGTTCTCGATCGGGAAGGGGCTGTGTGATTACGTCGTCCGCGAGCGCAACCGGCTCGCGGCCATGGAACACGGAATGAGCGTCCCGACCGGCTACGAGGCAGACGCGAACTGTGAGTCCTGTTTCGAGCAGGATACCTGTATGGTCGTCTCCGGACGGCTGAATCAGGAATCGAAGGCCGGACAGATCGGCCGCGCAGTGCCGGAGGAAGAACGCGAGTACTTCGAGCGGTTCTACGAGTGGCTGGAGGAAGAACGACGTGAGACGCACCGGGAGTACGCCAAACTCTGGGAGCAGACTCCCGAAGAGCGGGCCGACGACGACCGGGCGTTGATCGGCCTCGAACCGACCGAGCGGCGCGAACTACCGGGCGGACGGTGGGAGCTTCACGCCCGGCGCACCGGTTCCGCAGTCTCGAAGCTCCGGGAAGGCGATGTCGTGTTGGCGAGCGACGGCGATCCGATCGAGGGCCACTCCGAACTGGCCCGGATCGAACGGCTCGAACCGGACCAGGTCGTCGTCACGGCCGACGAGCCGGTCTCGTTCACTCGCCTCGACGTCTACCCGTCGGAACTCGGTGTCGACCGCATGCTGACGGCGCTCCACGACACGGTGCTCAAGGGCAGCCAGCGGCGAACGGACGTCCTGTTCGGGCGTACGGACCCGGCGTTCGGGACGACCGACGAGACGTTCATAGACAACAACGCGGCCCAGAACGAGGCCGTCGAGAAGGCGGTCACTGCGGAGGATCTATCGCTGATCCACGGCCCACCGGGGACCGGCAAGACCTACACCATCGCACGCGCGATCCGGGCAATGGTGGACCGCGGCGAGCGCGTATTGCTGTCGGCCTTTACTAATCGGGCGGTTGACAACGCCCTCGAAGCGCTGCGGGAGCAGGGCTACGAGGACGCAGTTCGGGTCGGCACGAAAAGCGGTGTCCGCGAGGACATGCAGGACCTCCGTCTGGAATCCCGTGGCGACCCGGAAGAGCGTGCCGCGGAGCTAGAAGACGCCCAGGTCGTGGCGGCGACCACGGCGACCTGTGGCTCGCGGGAGCTCCGCGAGCAGGAGTTCGACGTCGCACTGGTCGACGAGGCGTCCCAGCTAACCGAACCCAACACGCTCGCAGCGATCAACCGGGCTGATCGGTTCGTGCTGGTGGGAGACCACCACCAGCTACCGCCGGTCGTGCGGAGCGAGAACGGGCTCTCGACGTCGCTGTTCGAGCGGATGCACGAGGAACACCCCGAGGCGTCAGTGCTGCTCACGCGCCAGTACCGGATGGCCCAGCGAATCCAGGCATTTGCGTCCCGCGAGTTTTACGACGGTCAGTTGCGGCCCGCGACCGGGGAGATCGCCGGACGAACGATCAGTGATCTCGCCGATGTCGAGGCCGACCAGCTCCCGGAGCCACTTCAGGAGCGGGTAACGCTGTTCGACGTTCCCGGCGACGATGGACACCACACGGATGCAGACGAGGCAGAGCGGGTTGGTGGGGTTGTCAAAGCGTTCCTCGCGGCGGGTGTCAATCCCGATCGGATTGCCGTGATTGCGCCCTTCCGGGCACAGGTCGCGGAAATCGAGCGCCGCACTCACGATGAAGTTGCAGTCGATACGGTTGATCGGTTTCAGGGATCGAGCAAGGACGTCGTGCTCGTCTCCTTCGTCGCGAGCGGGAGCCTCGATGGTCCGATCTTCGAGGACTACCGGCGGATCAATGTCGCGCTGACACGCGCAAAGCGGTCACTCGTCCTGATCGGCGACGCGGCGGCGTTGCGGACCGACGAACGCTACGCTCGCATGGTCGAGTGGGCGGAAACGTAG